The DNA sequence GCGAAATGATGTCTGGCGGGGTAAGGATCATACCAATCACGAATGCAGCCAAAATAATATAGGGGCGCTTGGCTTTAAGTGATTCGACACTAACCACATCCATCAAGACCAGAATCACGGTCGCGATTGGCACTTCAAAAACAATCCCAAAAGCAATAAATAGACGCAGGCTGATCGACATATAGTTAGTAATATCCGGCATGAAAGCAACGCCTTCGAGCTCAATACTACCAAGAAAATGGAATAAAATCGGCAGGATAACGAAGTAAGCAAACAGCACACCAAGATAAAATAAAATTGTGCTGGATGCGAGAATAGGAAGCATCAAGCGCTTTTCATGGCGATACATACCCGGTGCAATAAACGACCAAATCTGATACAAAGTCCACGGCATTGAAGCAAGTACAGCGAGAAACAGGCAAACTTTTACCGGGGTTAAAAAGACGTCAATCGCATCTTTAGCCAGCATTGATTGTCCCGGGAGTAAATTCGCCAATACCGGGCGCGCAAACAACGTATAAACCTGCTCATAAAATGGTAATAGCGCGACGAACACGATAGCGACCGCAATCAGGATACGTAGCACACAGCTACGCAACTCAATAAGATGCTCGACCAGCGTCATCTCTTGGTCATCTGGGTTTGGATCAATTTTGGGTTCAGTCATGCTGCTTTGGTGGGGTAGTTGAGTCGGGTTTATCGGCTATATCATTCGAAGCTTGGTCATCATGTATAGGCTCAGCTTCAACACCAGTATCAGCATATTCTTCGCTGTCCGCCGCATGAGGATCATAGTCGTAATTATCGTATTCAATACCCGAATCACGCTCATCTACCGCGCGCACTTCCGGGTCATTGAGGTCATCAATACTCTGGCGAATATCATCGTCAAAGCGCGATACGGCTTTGCGTACATCGCGGTCAGCGTCCATCACAGATTGATTGAGCTTTTTGATGTGGTCTTCCATATCCACTTCCTGCATTTGCCGACGGATATCATCAAGGTCGAGTTCGCGCTCGATGTCTGATTTCACATCCTGAAATGCACGGCGCGCTTTACGCACATACGCAGCAACAGTACGCACCACTTCCGGCAATCGCTCCGGACCAACCACCACAATTCCAATAATAGCGATGGTCGCGAGTTCCCAAAAACCGATATCAAACATGGCTGGAACGCCTAGCGATCAAGGTGAGTTTTATCCTCTCGCTTGACTTCAGCATCAATGATACGATCATCATGCTGCTCTTGATTAATACGCTCTTGAGTTACAGCATCTTCTTCTTTTTTGTCGTCTTTGCTGACTTCTTTGAAGCCTTTAATTGCATGACCGAGGTCTGAACCAAGGCTGCGCAGGCGCTTGCCACCAAAGATCAGTACGACGATGACCAATACGATCAATAATTGGATTGGACTGATTCCCATATTTCACCTCATTCAGTGCGTTGTGCTTTTTCTGTAAGCCCCGAAAGGCCGAATCTTCTCGCTAATTCTACACAAATGTCATCAAGCGCGATACCTTGGCGTCTAAGAAGCACCATCAAATGAAAGATCAAATCAGCACTTTCATAGACCACTTCATCCCGCGCACCACCTTTTGCGGCAATCACAGTTTCGGTCGCTTCCTCACCAATTTTCTTTAGCAGCTTGTCCTCGTGGCCATGCAGCAACTTGGCCACATAGCTTTCCTCCGGGTCCGCAGACTGCCGTTCGTGAATAACTTGCTCGAGTGCATATAAAATGTCAGCTTGATTGCCCATAAATAGCCTCTTGTGATTTGATAACCGGTGCTTCAACTTGCCACATCCCATCTTCAAGACGACGATAGAAGCAGCTCTTTCGCCCAGTGTGACAGGCGATACCACCTTTTTGGCGCACCTGAGCAACGAGTGCATCACCATCGCAATCAAGCCATAACCCAACGACGGTTTGCGTATGCCCCGAGCTTTCACCTTTGTGCCACAAGCGCTGGCGTGAGCGGCTAAAGTAAACCATCTCACCGCGCGAGACTGTCTCACGCAGGGCAGCCTCATTCATCCACGCCTGCATGAGGACGGTGCCATCGTCTGCGTCCACAGCTGTAGCGCAGACGAGGCCTTGCGCATTAAAGCGCACTTCACTCAACCAATCAGCCACGTTGGCTTGCCGCCTGTTCTGCTTGAACAGCAGTGATGGCGATCGTATAAAGAATATCGTCGATCAGCGCACCACGCGACAAGTCATTAACCGGCTTACGCATACCTTGCAATACCGGCCCCATCGAAATGGCATTCGCTGAACGCTGCACTGCTTTATAAGTGGTATTACCGGTATTGAGATCCGGGAAGATAAATACCGTAGCCTGACCAGCAACCGGACTATTCGGCGCTTTGCTCTTGCCGACTGAGGCAATAGCAGCCGCATCGTATTGCAATGGACCATCGACGACGATATCAGGGCGCAGTTCGCGTACTTTATCCGTTGCGGCTTTAACCTTTTCAACGTCTTCGCCAGTGCCGGATGTACCTGTTGAGTAACTGATCATCGCAACTTTTGGCTCGACGCCAAATGCTTTGGCCGTGTCATGCGACTGAATGGCAATCTGGGCCAATTCATCTGCATTCGGGTTCGGCACAATCGCGCAGTCCCCGTAGACCAATACTTGCTCTGGCAAGCACATAAAGAATACTGATGACACCATCTTCGCACCTGGGGCGGTTTTAATGATTTGCAGCGGTGGGCGCATGGTATTGGCCGTAGTGTGTACTGCACCAGAGACCAAACCATCAACTTCACCAGCTTCAAGCATCATCGTGCCAAGCATCACGTTATCTTCAAGCTGAGTACGGGCAAGAGTTTCATTCATGCCTTTGTGCTTACGCAACTCAACCAAGCGCGCAATATAACGCTCACGCACCACATCAGGATCAATGATTGAAATATTATCGCCGAGCGTCACGCCTTGTTGTGCGGCAATTTCATTGACGCTATCAGGATTGGCTAGCAACACACATTTTGCCATACCACGCTCTGCACACTGGCTGGCTGCAACCACCGTACGCGGCTCATCACCTTCTGGCAGCACAATCGTCTTTTGCGCAGCAATCGCACGTTGCACAATGCTGTAGCGGAATGCAGCCGGAGAAATACTCGCTTTACGCACCTCTGTAAGGTAGGCATCAACCCAGTCGCTCTTGATATGCTCAGCAAAAAATTCTTTAGTGTGCTGAATGCGGCGTGCATCATCATC is a window from the Cardiobacteriaceae bacterium TAE3-ERU3 genome containing:
- the tatC gene encoding twin-arginine translocase subunit TatC translates to MTEPKIDPNPDDQEMTLVEHLIELRSCVLRILIAVAIVFVALLPFYEQVYTLFARPVLANLLPGQSMLAKDAIDVFLTPVKVCLFLAVLASMPWTLYQIWSFIAPGMYRHEKRLMLPILASSTILFYLGVLFAYFVILPILFHFLGSIELEGVAFMPDITNYMSISLRLFIAFGIVFEVPIATVILVLMDVVSVESLKAKRPYIILAAFVIGMILTPPDIISQTLLALPLLVLFELGLFISARLVAKREQQEGTDL
- the tatB gene encoding Sec-independent protein translocase protein TatB — protein: MFDIGFWELATIAIIGIVVVGPERLPEVVRTVAAYVRKARRAFQDVKSDIERELDLDDIRRQMQEVDMEDHIKKLNQSVMDADRDVRKAVSRFDDDIRQSIDDLNDPEVRAVDERDSGIEYDNYDYDPHAADSEEYADTGVEAEPIHDDQASNDIADKPDSTTPPKQHD
- the hisI gene encoding phosphoribosyl-AMP cyclohydrolase, with the translated sequence MQAWMNEAALRETVSRGEMVYFSRSRQRLWHKGESSGHTQTVVGLWLDCDGDALVAQVRQKGGIACHTGRKSCFYRRLEDGMWQVEAPVIKSQEAIYGQSS
- the tatA gene encoding twin-arginine translocase TatA/TatE family subunit produces the protein MGISPIQLLIVLVIVVLIFGGKRLRSLGSDLGHAIKGFKEVSKDDKKEEDAVTQERINQEQHDDRIIDAEVKREDKTHLDR
- a CDS encoding phosphoribosyl-ATP diphosphatase, with product MGNQADILYALEQVIHERQSADPEESYVAKLLHGHEDKLLKKIGEEATETVIAAKGGARDEVVYESADLIFHLMVLLRRQGIALDDICVELARRFGLSGLTEKAQRTE
- the pta gene encoding phosphate acetyltransferase; this encodes MAKSILVVSTHQGAGLTSAVLGLYHALERQGMKVGFHKPVMQYNSDSDTVDNSSRMMAKYCRGKQDESLTIRPEVVQKALDTHNVDELMENVIQQFEAAKGDADIIVMEGLLETPNVPYANGINQKIARSLGSDVVFVTSAKVPSLSRLENRLDFSVEGFGGYEKGNLLGAIVNHVGGEGCLDGDTIFSSRRFGQRFKLLGLIPNRADISAPRVLDLKRHFNAKVLFEGELETRRVHDYVMFARTVPNAVEFLKPNYCIFSPGDRDDTLMAVTISAKSGNNLGCLILTGSTSPSENVMKLCRPLLEESKLPVLQINTNSWKTARAMDNFNKHIPDDDARRIQHTKEFFAEHIKSDWVDAYLTEVRKASISPAAFRYSIVQRAIAAQKTIVLPEGDEPRTVVAASQCAERGMAKCVLLANPDSVNEIAAQQGVTLGDNISIIDPDVVRERYIARLVELRKHKGMNETLARTQLEDNVMLGTMMLEAGEVDGLVSGAVHTTANTMRPPLQIIKTAPGAKMVSSVFFMCLPEQVLVYGDCAIVPNPNADELAQIAIQSHDTAKAFGVEPKVAMISYSTGTSGTGEDVEKVKAATDKVRELRPDIVVDGPLQYDAAAIASVGKSKAPNSPVAGQATVFIFPDLNTGNTTYKAVQRSANAISMGPVLQGMRKPVNDLSRGALIDDILYTIAITAVQAEQAASQRG